The following coding sequences are from one Ornithodoros turicata isolate Travis chromosome 1, ASM3712646v1, whole genome shotgun sequence window:
- the LOC135398297 gene encoding zinc finger protein SNAI2-like isoform X3, producing MPRSFLIKKHHNGTALTKPMVVKRPWLDEDVAEDLSLSPPPFTLPSPVSPALSDGCVPDVTRPFDLSLKPKKHDEYPTIIRPVVLTPPPGIALVAPKGERNSASPLGWHRSQYLTPPQAYAPLTLYPVPPAADFYGQLMTPSFVSANHPLTPRELSGKQSPPQKDAVVPSWSSGVSSSDEKEWSVAGSPVPETERRRTNNDVSRYQCSDCNKSYSTYSGLSKHKQFHCVTSAKKSFSCKYCEKVYISLGALKMHIRTHTLPCKCKLCGKAFSRPWLLQGHIRTHTGEKPFACPHCSRAFADRSNLRAHLQTHSDVKKYSCKSCSKTFSRMSLLLKHEDGGCAAAVGSHHL from the exons ATGCCGCGATCATTCCTTATCAAAAAGCACCACAACGGAACTGCGTTGACCAAGCCGATGGTCGTCAAGCGACCCTGGCTGGATGAAGACGTCGCGGAGGACTTGAGTTTGTCTCCGCCACCGTTCACTTTGCCATCGCCAGTGTCGCCGGCTCTTTCCGATGGCTGTGTGCCTG aTGTGACTCGTCCGTTTGACTTGAGCTTGAAGCCGAAGAAGCATGACGAGTATCCTACAATCATACGACCAGTGGTCCTCACGCCTCCTCCGGGTATTGCCCTGGTCGCCCCAAAAGGAGAACGCAACTCTGCAAGCCCACTGGGCTGGCACAGATCTCAGTACCTGACGCCACCTCAAGCGTACGCACCTTTGACCCTCTACCCCGTGCCACCGGCAGCCGATTTCTACGGGCAGCTCATGACTCCGTCATTTGTCTCCGCGAACCACCCGCTTACACCTCGAGAGCTGTCAGGGAAGCAGAGCCCACCACAGAAAGACGCTGTTGTTCCATCTTGGTCGTCCGGTGTATCATCGTCGGATGAGAAGGAGTGGAGCGTCGCTGGTTCCCCAGTTCCGGAGACCGAAAGGAGACGGACAAACAACGATGTGTCCAGGTACCAGTGCTCTGACTGCAACAAGAGCTACTCCACATACAGCGGATTGTCCAAGCATAAACAGTTTCACTGTGTGACATCAGCCAAGAAGTCGTTCTCCTGCAAGTACTGCGAGAAAGTGTACATATCGCTAGGTGCCCTGAAAATGCATATTCGGACGCACACATTGCCATGCAAGTGCAAGCTATGCGGGAAAGCATTCTCAAGACCGTGGTTGCTACAAGGCCACATAAGAACTCATACCGGAGAGAAGCCTTTCGCGTGCCCTCACTGTAGCCGAGCCTTTGCCGACCGCTCCAATCTGAGGGCTCACCTCCAGACCCACTCCGACGTGAAGAAGTACAGCTGTAAATCGTGCAGCAAGACATTTTCGCGGATGTCCCTTCTGCTGAAACACGAAGACGGCGGTTGTGCGGCGGCCGTGGGATCGCACCACTTGTAA
- the LOC135398297 gene encoding zinc finger protein SNAI2-like isoform X2, with product MVRRRLRQRQRPCSVIDVRSHPTPRLKHHNGTALTKPMVVKRPWLDEDVAEDLSLSPPPFTLPSPVSPALSDGCVPDVTRPFDLSLKPKKHDEYPTIIRPVVLTPPPGIALVAPKGERNSASPLGWHRSQYLTPPQAYAPLTLYPVPPAADFYGQLMTPSFVSANHPLTPRELSGKQSPPQKDAVVPSWSSGVSSSDEKEWSVAGSPVPETERRRTNNDVSRYQCSDCNKSYSTYSGLSKHKQFHCVTSAKKSFSCKYCEKVYISLGALKMHIRTHTLPCKCKLCGKAFSRPWLLQGHIRTHTGEKPFACPHCSRAFADRSNLRAHLQTHSDVKKYSCKSCSKTFSRMSLLLKHEDGGCAAAVGSHHL from the exons CACCACAACGGAACTGCGTTGACCAAGCCGATGGTCGTCAAGCGACCCTGGCTGGATGAAGACGTCGCGGAGGACTTGAGTTTGTCTCCGCCACCGTTCACTTTGCCATCGCCAGTGTCGCCGGCTCTTTCCGATGGCTGTGTGCCTG aTGTGACTCGTCCGTTTGACTTGAGCTTGAAGCCGAAGAAGCATGACGAGTATCCTACAATCATACGACCAGTGGTCCTCACGCCTCCTCCGGGTATTGCCCTGGTCGCCCCAAAAGGAGAACGCAACTCTGCAAGCCCACTGGGCTGGCACAGATCTCAGTACCTGACGCCACCTCAAGCGTACGCACCTTTGACCCTCTACCCCGTGCCACCGGCAGCCGATTTCTACGGGCAGCTCATGACTCCGTCATTTGTCTCCGCGAACCACCCGCTTACACCTCGAGAGCTGTCAGGGAAGCAGAGCCCACCACAGAAAGACGCTGTTGTTCCATCTTGGTCGTCCGGTGTATCATCGTCGGATGAGAAGGAGTGGAGCGTCGCTGGTTCCCCAGTTCCGGAGACCGAAAGGAGACGGACAAACAACGATGTGTCCAGGTACCAGTGCTCTGACTGCAACAAGAGCTACTCCACATACAGCGGATTGTCCAAGCATAAACAGTTTCACTGTGTGACATCAGCCAAGAAGTCGTTCTCCTGCAAGTACTGCGAGAAAGTGTACATATCGCTAGGTGCCCTGAAAATGCATATTCGGACGCACACATTGCCATGCAAGTGCAAGCTATGCGGGAAAGCATTCTCAAGACCGTGGTTGCTACAAGGCCACATAAGAACTCATACCGGAGAGAAGCCTTTCGCGTGCCCTCACTGTAGCCGAGCCTTTGCCGACCGCTCCAATCTGAGGGCTCACCTCCAGACCCACTCCGACGTGAAGAAGTACAGCTGTAAATCGTGCAGCAAGACATTTTCGCGGATGTCCCTTCTGCTGAAACACGAAGACGGCGGTTGTGCGGCGGCCGTGGGATCGCACCACTTGTAA